A single region of the Desulfomonile tiedjei genome encodes:
- a CDS encoding YihY/virulence factor BrkB family protein, with protein sequence MQEFLMEICPHWIREVFGFVAQTIRAFVDDNAIRKAAALAFYTMFSIVPAFLMALSIAGLVIGNSRAESELIARFEYLINPESAEYVLSLLKILSSELTGRHLSIIAVIGAVIAGTAVFVELQSSLNAICGVDPGEKSGLLRLLRSRIVSFVCVVGIGILLLAAVITNTVLSAVSSFFAKAFVIPVDILGQLRLITQFGMIPILLVLIYKLIPDRHMEWKAVLVGSFVTSFLFLTGKYLFGLYLSSSVLKSVYGAAGSLFLLLVWVYYSAQAFYFGAEVTKVYSMRYGSWGNRGNNTAGP encoded by the coding sequence GTGCAAGAATTTCTGATGGAGATTTGCCCGCACTGGATAAGAGAGGTTTTTGGATTTGTTGCGCAGACGATCAGGGCGTTCGTGGATGATAACGCCATTAGAAAGGCCGCGGCTCTAGCATTTTACACGATGTTTTCCATTGTTCCCGCTTTTCTTATGGCTCTGAGCATCGCGGGCCTGGTGATTGGCAACTCTAGGGCTGAATCGGAGCTGATTGCCAGATTCGAATATCTGATAAATCCTGAATCCGCGGAATACGTCCTATCCCTGTTGAAGATCCTTAGCTCCGAACTAACCGGCAGGCACTTGTCCATAATTGCCGTAATCGGCGCGGTAATAGCAGGCACAGCGGTTTTTGTCGAATTGCAGTCATCGCTTAATGCAATCTGCGGCGTGGATCCGGGAGAGAAGAGCGGTTTGTTAAGGCTATTACGTTCAAGGATAGTTTCATTTGTTTGCGTAGTGGGAATAGGAATTCTTCTGTTGGCCGCGGTAATCACAAACACCGTATTGTCAGCGGTAAGTTCTTTTTTTGCCAAAGCCTTTGTTATTCCAGTGGACATCCTGGGCCAGTTACGCTTGATTACTCAGTTTGGAATGATTCCCATACTGCTTGTCCTGATTTACAAGCTGATTCCGGATCGGCATATGGAATGGAAAGCTGTTCTAGTGGGTTCTTTCGTTACTTCGTTCCTGTTCTTGACGGGAAAATACCTTTTCGGATTGTATCTTTCTTCTTCGGTGTTGAAATCCGTTTACGGGGCTGCGGGGTCGCTTTTTCTATTACTGGTCTGGGTTTATTATTCGGCACAGGCATTCTATTTCGGGGCCGAGGTGACCAAGGTTTATTCCATGCGCTACGGCTCCTGGGGAAACCGGGGAAACAATACGGCCGGACCTTGA